Below is a genomic region from Venenivibrio stagnispumantis.
TTTTCTAAAAGCAACTGTCCAATGTATTTAAGTGCTGTTAGCATTTTGGTTTTCCTTTATTTTAGATGAGCATCTATTTTATCCAAAATATATTTCCCATCTTTGGATTTTATATATAACCTTCTGTTATCATTACCATCAAATGGGTATATTTCATATTGGTAAGTTTCTGAAATATTACCTTTTAGTTCGTGGAATCTCAAAGATTTTTTGCAATCTTGAAAATTTCTTTCTATACAGATTTCAAGGTCGTCAATTTTTTTATTTAATTGTAAGCGTTCAGAAGGATTTAAAGATTCAAATTGTTTCTTTAATTGAGTTGACATTTCTATTCTTTTTGAAATTGGTTCAACTAATCTTTCTTTGTAAACTTCATCTTTTATATTTTGCCATATAAGTTCTCCCCAAGGAGACATAGCAAAACCATTATCAATTTTTAAATAAACAATTTCAGGTAATTTATCTATCTCTTCTTTTATAACATCTTGATATATTCCTAATTCTAACATTCTAAATAAATTTAGGTTTTCCTTGAAAATACCTTCCTCTATCTTTATTGGTAATCTTGGTATTCTTAATAAATTCTCACTTGTTTCAAATATATATATACTTTCATCTGCATATAAAGAAGCTACAGTTTGTAGAAAACTATTTATACTTTTAAATCCACCGGTAAGGTTAAAAATTATTTTATATCCACCTGATTTGAAAGGCTTTATTATTTCATTGACTAAATTTTTTGCTAAATCTGACAAAGAAATTTGAAACTCTTCAAAAGAAGATGTTTTTAAATCTTTAGCTGTAATTGATTCTACATTTGTAATTCCCTTATTTTTAAATAACTCTATTAAAATTTCTGCAACTTTCTTACCTAAGTATGTATCTGTATGAAGAAAATAATGATAATCCATTTCAGGAAAGTTTTTAATATCATTTTGGTAAAAATTTATCAAAGCATTTAATTCTGCACTTGTTTCTTTTAGCTCTGATAAATTAAACTTTAATAACTTTTCTTTTACATCTTTTATAAATTTATCAAACTTTTCTTTTTTTTCCTTAGGAAATTCTTTTTCTGTATAATTAGAGTATTTATATATATTTTCATCAAAGTTCAATTCTTTTGCCATATTTGTAAGAATGCTTAAACCACAGCTTGTAAGAATAAAATTTCCTACGATTTTATCCATCCTAATACCTCATTTTCTTTAGTTAATCTTCTTGTTTTTGGGAAAGAAATGTTATATCCGGTTTTTTTAGAAAGCAAAACGATTGTATGACTTAGTTTTCCGGTAAATCTTCCTATTCTTATTAATGGATTTTCTTCTGTATTTTCATTTTCAAGATTTTGATAAAATTTTAAAATCTCTTGATTTTTATCTTTCCAATATTCTTTTTCTACATCTATTAAATCTTTTGCATATTCATAACAGCTTTGTTTCCAATTGATTATGTATTTATTGTATTTGAAATTTTGAAATTCTCTTCTATTTTGGAATATTTTTATTTTTGTTTCTAACTTTGTATCTTTTTTAAGACATTCTGCATATTCTGAAAATTTTTTCCTTGTATTTATAATTTCTATTTTTTTGGCTACGAGATTTTGTGTTTCTATCGGCTTTGTATCTTCTACCATAAAAAATTTCATTATATCATTTGATATTTTTCCGAATGCTTTTTCTTCTATTTCTCTTGCAATTTTATTATTTTTATCTTCATTAACAAATTTCAATTTATCTTTAAATTCCTGTAAATTATTTTTAACTATGCTATATAAAATAGCAGTTCTTATTGCTCCTTTTATTTCTGACCCCGGAATATAAGGTTTATCTGCTGTTTTTATAAACTCATGGATTTCATTTATGTTTGTATCATTTACATTTAAGCTATATCTTTTTATATCATTTAGGTATTTTCTTATTAAATTTTCATCTATTTCATTATTACTTTCTATTTGTGCAATTATATTTTCCAGCTGTTTTTCATCAAGTTTTGATAAAAATTTATTTAGACTATATATAACTATATTTCTGCCTTCCGGTATATATTCAAGTTTTGTTATTTTTTCGCCTGAACCTATATGAACCGGTGATTTTATAGTAAGATTTATTTTTTCTTCAATATATCCCATTTTTACCACTCCATATATACAGGAAATTCTAAGCCGTATTGGTATATATCATTACTAATATGTTTTAAAACTCCGGCAAACTGGTTGGTATCTTGTTTTTTTATTATTGAACCTTCTTCTATATAATCAATCTTACCTTTTAATTTTGGTTTCTCAAAACTTCCATCTGTATATGAGACAAATGTGTAAAAGTTATAATAGCTATTTTTTAAATTTATATTTTTTGCAATTATAGGAGAAAGGGTTATAAATTTATCCGTTTCTTTTCTTCCTAAGAATGAAAAATTTTTATCATCTTCTAAAATCTCTACCTTTCCCCAACCAATATTTTTATTTCCACCTAAACCAAGCTCCTGAACTATTTTTAATATTTTTTCAAACTCATTTATAAATGATTCATCAATAAATTTAACTAAAAAATATTTTTCTTGATTTTCAAAAGGGACAATCCCTTCCTCAAAATAAAGATTTTTAGATTCATTATTAATCCTATTTATCTGATTATGGACAAATATCTGATTTTTACCGAAATTTAAACTACTAAGATTTTCATCATTATCATAAATTACTCCGGATTTAACATTTAGCTTCATTAAATCATTTTGGTTTTTAACTTCTCCTTTTATAATCTTCTCTAAAACTTTTTGGGTAATATATACTGCATTTTTATATGGTTTTCTTTTTAATTTTTCTAATATTTTTATATCTGATGATAGCTTAAGTTCAAAAAATGGTTTAGGGAATAGATATATATCTTCTATAACCGGAAACGGAGAGGATATTAAAAATTTTGGATTTTCTGAAAATTCTTTTAAGAAATTTTCTAATCTATCTTTTCCATATAAAAGTCTATAAGCCCAACAAAAAGCACCGAAAATTGTATAGCTTTTTATAGTGGTATATGGTGATAAAAATTTTATTCTATAAGCCTTTATCATAACTACTGCCCGATTTTAGTTATTTTATCTATCTCATCTTTTAATTTCTCAATTTCTATTTCTTTTTCAACCCCATTTATATCTATTATTTTTGCTTTTTTGGGTTCGCCTATTTCTACTCTTCCATATCCTCTTGAACCACTTCCACCAAGATAATCATTTTCAAGTAGTTTTATACCTTTTTGTAATATTTCTAGTGTATTTTGATAGCTATCTCCTTCAAAGAGTCTTATTATTATATTTCCTTTAAATATTGAACCGGGAATAACTCTTTCTTGATGTCTTGGATGTGCTGCTGTGCCGGTTATTCTATTTATAGTATTTTCTGTTTTGATTTCTGTATATAAACCTTCAAGCACATCTTCCCACATCTGTATGGTTTCCATTGTAGGATAAAAATCATCAAATCTAACTCTTACAGGTTCTGTTTGATTTTTGCCGGCTTTATGAGTTCCAAAAAGTTTGCATATATTACATTTTCCACAGTTACAAGGTTCTCCATTGTTAGATATTGCAATTGGAAGATTTGGATTATTTTGAGGTTTTTCTACCCATTCAAGTAAAGCTCTTATTTTACCTTTTAAAGATGAACCGGGAATATATGGAACATTTCTTTTTCCTTCATAATAAGGTGTTTTTATAACTATATTATCTATTCCACCTATTTCTATACTCTCCTTAGAACCGCCTATATGCAATCCGGTTAATACTTCAATTTCATAGCTTAATTTTAAAATAGCTTTTAATGGCTTGTTAAAAGTAGCTTGATTGTTTGACATCTTTTATTCCTCCTTTGGATGATGATATGTATGATAAGCAATAATTGCTTCAAAAATGTGGTCAAAAGCTTCAAAATCTTTTCTTTTGCCATCTTTTAATTTTAGAAGTAATAATTTCATAAATTCATAAAAATTCTTATCTATAGTTTTTCTACCGGAAGCATAAGCAAGTTTTGGTATAAGGGCAGTTACTCTAATACGGATATCCGGTTTTAAATTTTCATCCGGTTTAATTTCTACTATCTTTTGTTTTAATTCTTTTACTTCATTGAAAAATTTTCTTAACTGGCTTCTTTTTATTGTTGTTTCTTTGGCTATTTTTTCTGCAAATCCGTTCGGTTCTATAAATTTCTCAATATCAAGTTCAGATATATTTTTTCCTTTTAAATTTCTTTCAAGCACAATATTAAATGCGTATAAAAAATCTACATTATTCCATCCTTTAGTTCTTTTTATTTCTTTAATTTCGTTATAAACTTCTTCAACAGTCATCCTAATTACCTCCTCTGGTTTTCATTAATACTAAAGGGATTATAACATCTAAATTTTTTAAAACATTTTTTGTGGTTATTAAAATTTTGCCATTTTCTTTAAAACCTTCTTTTATTAACGTATTTTCAAAAAATTCTCTGACATCATTATCTTTTATATTTCTTGCAATTTGATAGTAGATTTTAGGATATATCATAGCTTTTATCTTTTCCTCTTTTCCTATATAACTTTGATGAAATCTCAATAATTTAAATAAAAAGCTTCTGCTTATTTTATCTTTTTCGTAATATTCTATAATTTTATTGGCTAATTTAATGATATACTCGTAAAATACAACTTCTTTATTTTCTTCCGGATTTGATATTCCTATATTGTATAAAATAGAGTTATCATTGCTATATTCATTCTGGATAAGGATTTCTAAGGTTTTTCTTCCTTGATAATCTCTCCATCTAAATGGTTTATCTAATATAGCTATGTTATCTTTTAAAATAATATTACCATTTTGTTTAAACATTGTTTTTTTAGCGATATTTTCAAGATTTTCCGAAAATTTAGCAGTCATGTGGATAGGTGTTGTAGGGGAAGATATGTATATTCCACCGGATAATCCAAAATCTAAATTTTTTCCGGTATATTTATAAAATTCTTCCCTTAATCTTAATGCAAAATCTAAAATTATGTTATAAGGTGCTATTAAAAATAAATCATCACCACCGGAATAAACAATATATATTAAAGAGTTTATATTTTTCAGTTCTATCTCTTTATTTCCTACTTTCTTTTTAATTGGTAAACTCTCTTTTGTAAAATCCTGAACTAATTTATTGATATATCCACTAAAAAATAAATCAAGCATTCTACTTAATGTAGCAACCCTTGATATTGTGTATCTTTCGGAGTCATTTTTGCCTTTTTTTCTAAGTCCATCGCTAAAAATTAATCCGAGATTATCTACATCGGCTCTGAATATACCAAGTTTTTTATCACCTTCTGATAACTCAGCTAACCAAGAAAAAGGAACAACATTTGCTTTGAGAGTTTCATCCCCTTTTTTGAAAGTTTCATTATCTTTATTTTCAGCTATGATTTTGAAAAATTCTTCATTATCTTCATCTATAAAAGGCACTGTATTTCCTAAGAATTTAAAACCATTATTTTTTTCAAAAGTTGTATCATTTAATAAAAGTATTTCTTCTGCATCTTTAAATTTATCAATATTTTCCTCTTCTACAAGATAGACCGTTCCAAAATTTCCAAGAGTAATGGAAGTAATATTATTTTGATTAGTTATATTTTTACCGAATACTATATACTTAATTTTTGGTAATTTATTTCCTATTTCATTTGACTTTTCACAAAGATAACAGATAGCATCCTCTTTTTCAACCGGTAGTTTTTTACAAGAAGGACATATAAATTCTTTTTTGCTTTCATTTTCATCTTTTCCGATTTGTTTATCAAATCTTTGTTTTTTCTTTTTATCAAGTAAAATTTGAAGTTCATCTATAACATCTGCATAATTTTTATGGTCTTTTCCGGTAAGATACTCTCCGGAAAATTCTTTATAAGCTATTGTTATTCCAAGTTCTGCAAAAAATTCTTTATAAAAATATTCTTGAAGTTTTTCTTTTATTTCTTCTAATTTTTTATTATTATTCTCTGTATTTGCAACTAATAATTGGAATTTTCCACCACTTGTATATATTGCATTTGTGATTGTATATCCAAGCTCATTTAATATATGTCTTGATATAATCTCCGGTATCATAGAAACTAAGAATGAACGACCTCTTAATGCTTTGGATATTGAAAAATTTTTTATACCTTGAGTTTTTCCTAAGTTATATATAAATTTTTGAATTCCGTTTATATCTGCTTCTATCAAGAGTAAAAAGTCTTGTTTTTCCAATGCGTTAAAATCCAGTTTTGATATATCTAATCCGGTTTGTTTTGCATAATCGTATATAGCACAGGCAATTGCTGATAATATTCTTGAATGGTCAAATAAAGATATATCCGGATAATGTCTGCTTTTTTTCTCAATATCATAAGTAGATGCCGGCACACACCAAAGATATTTTTGAAGCAGATAATATATAAATATAAATGCTTGTTTCCCTTTAAATCTTGATAATTTTTTTAGTTCATTTATAAATTCATTCCATAAATCCTTATAATTTCCAAGTTCTTCTTCTATTTCTGCTTTATTTTTGCCTATAAATCTTATAAAATTACCTTCATAAATACCTTCATAGGTTTTTGGAAAAATTCTTTCGTCTAATGCCAAAGGCTCCAATCTATAATATCCAAAATCTTTTCCTCCTGTATCTGATTCTCCTGTAAATGATACCCTTTCAAAAACTGTATGTAAAAAGTTTATTTCATCTTCTCTTATTCGCTCTCTTTCGGCAGAGGAAAACCAATCTGCTATCTGCATTATTTTTTCAAGCTCATTTGAAGGATTATGATGCTTAGATGCTATATTTGCTATCTCTTCCGGATTAAGATTTAGATTTTTTTCTAAATATTCTCTGAAAAATTTTTTTATTGCTATATATGAATATAATGCATGGTCATATTTAAAATCTTCTTTATTGTAATTTGAGATATTTTCTTCCGGTTTTGTCCTTAAATAAAACTTTCCAATATCGTGAAGCAGACCTGCTAAGGCTAATTTTTCTATATTATTCATCTTTACCTCTTGCAGTTTTTTATATTAAAAACATAAAATTTAATCAATTTCTGACATTACCTCTATCATCCCAAAACCTTGGGAGTTTTTTGCTCCAAGTCCGGCATCATAAACAACTTTAAACATATCCGGATTTGTTTTTATTTTAAATATTCCTTCATAAGCCTCTATCGGAAAATCTTTATATTTGAATAATACTTTTTTTATATCTTTTGCCGGCTTTATATCTATTGGAAATTCTTCTATATTTTCACCAGTTATAAGATTATATTTTTTAGTTAGATTAATTTTTATTAGCTCTGCAAAATCTTTTTCCGATGGAGAGTAATATTTGTAATATTTTTTATCATTTTCTATGGTTCTATAAACTGTTATCGGTGATAAGGTTTTTATATAAAACTCTTCTTTGAATTCTGGCTGTTTTTGAATTTCTATCTCTTGTAGATAAAGGTTATTCTTTCCAAGGAAAATCCTATCTTTTCTTATAAAATTTTCTCCCCATCTGTGTGGTATCTCTTCTATGGCTGAGGATATATATATGCTGATTGGTGATTTGTATTTTATCTTTTTATCTTTTAAAAGTGGAAAATATTGCTCTGAATAGATTTTTGAAAATGTAAATAATTTAAAAGCTCTGTTATTATAAAAAAATCCTATATCGTGTAGGTATTTGGCAAGTGGTTCCGGTAGATTTCCATAAAGCATCCCCTGAATATATTCATTATGATGGATAGGAAGATATATATATTCTTTATCTGCTGAAAAAGATATTTTTAATCTCAAAAGTTTTTCCCCTCTTTTTTATAACTTTGAAAATTATAAAAAATTTTTTGGAAATTTGCAAACGGATTTTTATGAAAAAATTTGAGTTCTAATATGGTAAAAAAGGATATTGATATAAATTAATTAGTCCTTATTTTTCAATTCTTTATATGTAAGTATGATATTAATATTTTCTTCTAAATCTAAGTTAGCAAAATCTTTATCCAAAGTGATTAAATTATTTATATCTTTTTCTATACAGATAGCAAGAATTAAAGCATCTTTAGGTAATAATCCGTATCTTTCGCAAATATTAAACAAAATTTCATGTGTGTTTTTACTTGGCGAAATAACTTTAAAAAAGGTTTTTAGAATACTTTCAATTAAAGGAATAACAATTTTGTATGTATCTTTTGCTATGTTAGGATTGTGCTTTAAATCCCAGTAAGATTTTTTAGAAAAATGTTTTACAAGAACATACAATATCTCTTCTATTGCATCTAAGGTTAGATAATATTCATTGTTAGGATTGCTTTTAACAAAATTAACAATATTTACTGCTTCAGGATTACCTTTCATATATTCAATAATTACATTACTATCTACCATAAATTTCTTCATAAATTTCTCCAATAAGTTCTTCAGCCGATTTATCTGTTTTTAATATTCCTTTAAGTTTATCAAGAGCTTCCTCGCCTTTTTTTCTTTCTTCAAATTCTTTTAAAATCTTTTCTATTTCTTGTGATGTCAATGATGTTTTTATTTTTAATTCTTTTTCATCTTTTGTTTCAATGATTACTTTACCCATAACAACACTCCATAAAATGAAATCTTTATTTAGAGTTTTAAAAATCGCTATTCAGTTAATATTATAGCAAGTTTTTCGTGATAATCTATAACAACCCCCTTATCTTTTTACCCCTTAAACTTCTAATTTATCCATATCTTTTTTCATAACAACTTTTTTATGAAAAAAATTTGAGTCTGTCGATGTAGATTTTTTAGGACTAATTGAGACAAAATCTCACAGTAAAAAATGGCAAAAATTGAGAGTTTGGCTTACAGTATCAACGATTAGCCGATGTCCAGGGTTTTTTGCAAGATTGGAGGTCGACTGAAAATAAATTCAATTTGACAGAAATAATTTTTTGTATTATGATATAATATAGATAAGTAATTGTAAGCATTACTTGGCAACTGAATAAGATATAAAATTTCGGGTTTGTAGCGTGCCTATAAGGAGTTGAAACATAACTTCCTTTAATAGAGTTTCTACTATTTTCTTTGCTTGTTTGTAGCGTGCCTATAAGGAGTTGAAACATCTCTTCACTGTTTTGTGCTATTTTGATTACCGATAGTTTGTAGCGTGCCTATAAGGAGTTGAAACTGATTAAATTTTCATCTTCTACTAATAGGAAATTATTAGTTTGTAGCGTGCCTATAAGGAGTTGAAACTGATAGCTCTTGCTGTAATTTCTTCTATTTTGATATTGTTTGTAGCGTGCCTATAAGGAGTTGAAACAAGAACTGAATTTGTGAATTCTCCCTATTGAAATCAGTTTGTAGCGTGCCTATAAGGAGTTGAAACTAATAATATCGATTTCGGTTAAACATTTGTTTAAATTGTTTGTAGCGTGCCTATAAGGAGTTGAAACTTTTTGGGGGTTTTGTAATGACAGATAAACAGACAAAAGTTTGTAGCGTGCCTATAAGGAGTTGAAACCGTTGTCAAGTTTTTCTATTTCATCTTTTAACATTAAGTTTGTAGCGTGCCTATAAGGAGTTGAAACAATCCACCATCAATAGAGATACAGCAGGGTATAATGAGTTTGTAGCGTGCCTATGAGGAGTTGAAACTCGCTAAAATATCAGGAAAGCATAATAAAGAATTATCGTTTGTAGCGTGCCTATGAGGAGTTGAAACGAAGATATCCGGATAGAATAGGCTCTATCCTAAACAAGTTTGTAGCGTGCCTATGAGGAGTTGAAACTACAAAAATCCCCATACATCCCAGAACAATCTATCAAGTTTGTAGCGTGCCTATGAGGAGTTGAAACAACACTTCAAGTAACCCTTGAATGATAACACCCTTTGTTTGTAGCGTGCCTATGAGGAGTTGAAACATCCGGAACAGAGGAATCATCAGAAGAAAAAATCAGAAGTTTGTAGCGTGCCTATAAGGAGTTGAAACTTTTAATCTATTTAGTATTTCTTCCAATTTATACCAGTTTGTAGCGTGCCTATAAGGAGTTGAAACTAATATCTCCATTATCTAATTGTCTTGTAATAAATCGTTTGTAGCGTGCCTATAAGGAGTTGAAACAATTTTATTGTCAATATTTCGCTAAATTCTTAGCAGAGTTTGTAGCGTGCCTATGAGGAGTTGAAACGTCTCAATCTGTTTTTGAGATTTAGTCTCAATTGGGTTTGTAGCGTGCCTATGAGGAGTTGAAATAATAAATTGGTGTTCTTAATTTCTATAAATAATCCTAAAGTTTGTAGCGTGCCTATGAGGAGTTGAAACGCTATTCTTTCTAAATTAAACATAGAATTACCATAAAGGTTTGTAGGGTGCCTATAAGGAGTTGAAACTTTATACAATGGTCGCATGCTATATTCCACAACTCTGGAGTTTGTAGCGTGCCTATAAAGAGTTGAAATAATAAATAAAAGTAGATAGTAAATATGGCTTAGCGATTAATAGTTATAAAGATTTAAAGCTTAGATTTATGTTTGTTTTTTAAACAAATCTGTAATAAGCATATAAACGATTGGGAGAGAGCCTAAGAGACCGAATAAACCAGCGATAAAAAAAGTATCTTGAAATGAAAAATTTAAAGCCTGTAAGTTTTGCACTGCATAGATTACAGCTTTTGCTTTTTGCTCTATTATATTTTCCGGCACAAATCCATCCATCTTAGATATTAAACCCTGTAAAAACTCAGAAACATAACCATAATTTTGCATAGCATTTATACCTTCAAAATGCTCATACTGATGCCGGTATAAATCATTTGTAGCTATAGCCGTTCCGAAAGAACCACCTACAAATCTTGCATAATGCATTAAACCGGTTCCGAGAGAAGTTTTTTCACCTAAATATCTAAGTGCTAAGGTTGTAGTTGGAGCAAAAAACATACCCATAGAGATACCAAGAGGAATAGTCATAATAG
It encodes:
- a CDS encoding putative CRISPR-associated protein; the encoded protein is MDKIVGNFILTSCGLSILTNMAKELNFDENIYKYSNYTEKEFPKEKKEKFDKFIKDVKEKLLKFNLSELKETSAELNALINFYQNDIKNFPEMDYHYFLHTDTYLGKKVAEILIELFKNKGITNVESITAKDLKTSSFEEFQISLSDLAKNLVNEIIKPFKSGGYKIIFNLTGGFKSINSFLQTVASLYADESIYIFETSENLLRIPRLPIKIEEGIFKENLNLFRMLELGIYQDVIKEEIDKLPEIVYLKIDNGFAMSPWGELIWQNIKDEVYKERLVEPISKRIEMSTQLKKQFESLNPSERLQLNKKIDDLEICIERNFQDCKKSLRFHELKGNISETYQYEIYPFDGNDNRRLYIKSKDGKYILDKIDAHLK
- the csm5 gene encoding type III-A CRISPR-associated RAMP protein Csm5 is translated as MGYIEEKINLTIKSPVHIGSGEKITKLEYIPEGRNIVIYSLNKFLSKLDEKQLENIIAQIESNNEIDENLIRKYLNDIKRYSLNVNDTNINEIHEFIKTADKPYIPGSEIKGAIRTAILYSIVKNNLQEFKDKLKFVNEDKNNKIAREIEEKAFGKISNDIMKFFMVEDTKPIETQNLVAKKIEIINTRKKFSEYAECLKKDTKLETKIKIFQNRREFQNFKYNKYIINWKQSCYEYAKDLIDVEKEYWKDKNQEILKFYQNLENENTEENPLIRIGRFTGKLSHTIVLLSKKTGYNISFPKTRRLTKENEVLGWIKS
- the csm4 gene encoding type III-A CRISPR-associated RAMP protein Csm4, yielding MIKAYRIKFLSPYTTIKSYTIFGAFCWAYRLLYGKDRLENFLKEFSENPKFLISSPFPVIEDIYLFPKPFFELKLSSDIKILEKLKRKPYKNAVYITQKVLEKIIKGEVKNQNDLMKLNVKSGVIYDNDENLSSLNFGKNQIFVHNQINRINNESKNLYFEEGIVPFENQEKYFLVKFIDESFINEFEKILKIVQELGLGGNKNIGWGKVEILEDDKNFSFLGRKETDKFITLSPIIAKNINLKNSYYNFYTFVSYTDGSFEKPKLKGKIDYIEEGSIIKKQDTNQFAGVLKHISNDIYQYGLEFPVYMEW
- the csm3 gene encoding type III-A CRISPR-associated RAMP protein Csm3; translation: MSNNQATFNKPLKAILKLSYEIEVLTGLHIGGSKESIEIGGIDNIVIKTPYYEGKRNVPYIPGSSLKGKIRALLEWVEKPQNNPNLPIAISNNGEPCNCGKCNICKLFGTHKAGKNQTEPVRVRFDDFYPTMETIQMWEDVLEGLYTEIKTENTINRITGTAAHPRHQERVIPGSIFKGNIIIRLFEGDSYQNTLEILQKGIKLLENDYLGGSGSRGYGRVEIGEPKKAKIIDINGVEKEIEIEKLKDEIDKITKIGQ
- the csm2 gene encoding type III-A CRISPR-associated protein Csm2, with translation MTVEEVYNEIKEIKRTKGWNNVDFLYAFNIVLERNLKGKNISELDIEKFIEPNGFAEKIAKETTIKRSQLRKFFNEVKELKQKIVEIKPDENLKPDIRIRVTALIPKLAYASGRKTIDKNFYEFMKLLLLKLKDGKRKDFEAFDHIFEAIIAYHTYHHPKEE
- the cas10 gene encoding type III-A CRISPR-associated protein Cas10/Csm1, translating into MNNIEKLALAGLLHDIGKFYLRTKPEENISNYNKEDFKYDHALYSYIAIKKFFREYLEKNLNLNPEEIANIASKHHNPSNELEKIMQIADWFSSAERERIREDEINFLHTVFERVSFTGESDTGGKDFGYYRLEPLALDERIFPKTYEGIYEGNFIRFIGKNKAEIEEELGNYKDLWNEFINELKKLSRFKGKQAFIFIYYLLQKYLWCVPASTYDIEKKSRHYPDISLFDHSRILSAIACAIYDYAKQTGLDISKLDFNALEKQDFLLLIEADINGIQKFIYNLGKTQGIKNFSISKALRGRSFLVSMIPEIISRHILNELGYTITNAIYTSGGKFQLLVANTENNNKKLEEIKEKLQEYFYKEFFAELGITIAYKEFSGEYLTGKDHKNYADVIDELQILLDKKKKQRFDKQIGKDENESKKEFICPSCKKLPVEKEDAICYLCEKSNEIGNKLPKIKYIVFGKNITNQNNITSITLGNFGTVYLVEEENIDKFKDAEEILLLNDTTFEKNNGFKFLGNTVPFIDEDNEEFFKIIAENKDNETFKKGDETLKANVVPFSWLAELSEGDKKLGIFRADVDNLGLIFSDGLRKKGKNDSERYTISRVATLSRMLDLFFSGYINKLVQDFTKESLPIKKKVGNKEIELKNINSLIYIVYSGGDDLFLIAPYNIILDFALRLREEFYKYTGKNLDFGLSGGIYISSPTTPIHMTAKFSENLENIAKKTMFKQNGNIILKDNIAILDKPFRWRDYQGRKTLEILIQNEYSNDNSILYNIGISNPEENKEVVFYEYIIKLANKIIEYYEKDKISRSFLFKLLRFHQSYIGKEEKIKAMIYPKIYYQIARNIKDNDVREFFENTLIKEGFKENGKILITTKNVLKNLDVIIPLVLMKTRGGN
- the cas6 gene encoding CRISPR-associated endoribonuclease Cas6, which translates into the protein MRLKISFSADKEYIYLPIHHNEYIQGMLYGNLPEPLAKYLHDIGFFYNNRAFKLFTFSKIYSEQYFPLLKDKKIKYKSPISIYISSAIEEIPHRWGENFIRKDRIFLGKNNLYLQEIEIQKQPEFKEEFYIKTLSPITVYRTIENDKKYYKYYSPSEKDFAELIKINLTKKYNLITGENIEEFPIDIKPAKDIKKVLFKYKDFPIEAYEGIFKIKTNPDMFKVVYDAGLGAKNSQGFGMIEVMSEID
- a CDS encoding PIN domain-containing protein encodes the protein MKKFMVDSNVIIEYMKGNPEAVNIVNFVKSNPNNEYYLTLDAIEEILYVLVKHFSKKSYWDLKHNPNIAKDTYKIVIPLIESILKTFFKVISPSKNTHEILFNICERYGLLPKDALILAICIEKDINNLITLDKDFANLDLEENINIILTYKELKNKD